In one window of Nothobranchius furzeri strain GRZ-AD chromosome 11, NfurGRZ-RIMD1, whole genome shotgun sequence DNA:
- the prss56 gene encoding uncharacterized protein prss56 isoform X2: MLLLVVSLLLTELDCLLGAPTGREVYRMPQSALKALSDRGTVVLEAAMASALSSLERGLSERSRAEAGCRGCLPCLFQNCGQLSVSCSSSSSALSEPSCSVISKAQKLQGEAERSWALSQACAYYQHRCLPAELETESCIRIMGESCSARVLQCSLLNTMQSLEPSMQTHAQAVCGQRSPMMQNTTQPRSRIVGGSPAPPGSWPWLVNLQLDGGLMCGGVLVDSAWVATAAHCFAGGRGESYWTAAVGDFDITKADPDEQVLKVNRIIPHPKFNAKTFNNDIALVELTSPVVLSQHVRPVCLPSGVEPPTGSPCLVAGWGSLYEDGPSADVVMEAKVPLLPQSTCKSTLGKDVVTNTMLCAGYLSGGADSCQGDSGGPLIYQDRTSGRFQLHGITSWGDGCGEKGKPGVYTRVSAFADWIQAEMQKSSASREPTCPELLKTTEMTEEEQKTEFLSLCRFYTLTCPPTQSASVCSQIAEDKCFTRFKKCQLRSFLQTLLDLLQRAEDYIRDKVDLTFFTQTLPQLVENIYSSTFTPSRERRDLTQTTEEQLGGAVTHADQGLPGDSSALFRDVGSSVDNWEELLKNVADDLEEQRKAGITEASSTPERNKDFLFLQTRDSFVQQLEGQYKSVILDLQSRLNSRAAPPLLHLDPAYLQEGSPKNPMRLPSSIRSTVSPSLSTKPQDHWSFVTAFMDEIQKIETRDETEESGTSQWSSPSEDFIFTQNKDEVDLKSSTIPLQEKSAVQRGLNKPHAETSDSGHAGKPLRLHRKSRSLLQNSQIPAASGRICPGLREASQQVSQITESYSWVLNIPNKNLRMTFQEVLVDLSSKNDRGLYQARIKAVVGGRPLTFYSLAGLENESFYRSVPRIIALALNSFKT, translated from the exons atgctgctgctggtggtctcaCTGCTTCTCACGGAACTGGACTGTTTGCTGGGTGCACCGACAGGTAGAGAGGTCTACAGGATGCCACAGAGTGCACTCAAAG CTCTGTCTGATCGAGGCACGGTGGTTCTGGAAGCAGCCATGGCCAGCGCCCTCTCCTCTCTGGAGCGTGGCTTATCTGAGAGAAGTCGTGCAGAGGCGGGCTGCCGGGGATGTCTCCCCTGTCTGTTTCAGAACTGTGGACAGCTCTCAGTGTCCTGCT CGTCTTCCTCCAGTGCCTTATCAGAGCCCAGCTGTTCTGTGATCAGCAAGGCTCAGAAGCTTCAGGGGGAGGCCGAGCGTAGCTGGGCTCTGAGTCAGGCCTGTGCGTACTACCAGCACCGCTGCCTGCCTGCTGAGCTGGaaacagagagctgcatcaggaTCATGGGTGAGAGCTGCAGTGCACGGGTCCTCCAGTGCAGCCTGCTGAACACGATGCAGAGCCTGGAGCCCTCTATGCAGACACATGCACAAG CAGTGTGTGGTCAGAGGTCACCCATGATGCAGAACACCACGCAGCCCCGCTCCAGGATCGTAGGTGGCTCTCCAGCTCCTCCAGGCAGCTGGCCCTGGCTGGTTAACCTGCAGCTGGATGGTGGGCTGATGTGTGGAGGGGTCCTGGTGGACAGCGCCTGGGTGGCCACTGCTGCACATTGTTTTGCTGG TGGGCGTGGCGAGAGCTACTGGACTGCTGCAGTGGGCGACTTTGACATCACCAAGGCTGATCCTGATGAGCAGGTTCTCAAAGTCAACCGTATCATCCCCCATCCAAAG TTTAACGCAAAAACCTTTAACAATGACATCGCTCTGGTGGAGCTGACCTCCCCAGTCGTCCTGTCCCAACACGTCAGGCCCGTGTGCCTCCCCTCTGGTGTGGAGCCCCCCACAGGTAGCCCCTGTCTAGTGGCAGGATGGGGGTCCTTATACGAAG ATGGCCCTTCTGCTGATGTGGTGATGGAGGCCAAGGTCCCCCTGCTGCCTCAGAGCACCTGCAAGAGTACTCTCGGGAAAGACGTGGTCACCAACACCATGCTGTGTGCTGGTTATCTCTCTGGAGGTGCAGACTCCTGTCAG GGTGATTCTGGAGGTCCCCTGATCTACCAGGACAGGACTTCGGGTCGTTTCCAGCTCCATGGCATCACCTCCTGGGGAGACGGCTGCGGGGAGAAAGGCAAGCCCGGCGTATACACACGAGTGTCAGCGTTTGCTGACTGGATTCAGGCTGAGATGCAGA AATCATCAGCGAGCAGAGAGCCAACATGCCCGGAGCTCCTAAAGACGACAGAAATgacagaggaggagcagaagacggagtttctctctctctgtcgcttCTATACTCTGACCTGCCCTCCCACTCAGTCTGCAAGTGTCTGCAGCCAAATAGCTGAAGACAAATGTTTCACCCGCTTTAAGAAATGCC AGTTACGCTCCTTCCTGCAGACCCTGTTAGACCTTCTCCAGAGGGCAGAGGACTACATCAGGGACAAAGTGGACCTGACGTTCTTCACCCAGACTCTGCCTCAGCTTGTGGAGAACATCTATAGCTCAACTTTTACCCCCAGCCGAGAGAGAAGAGATCTCACACAGACTACTGAAG AACAGCTAGGTGGAGCTGTGACACATGCAGATCAGGGTCTTCCTGGAGATTCGTCGGCTTTATTCAGAGACGTTGGATCATCAGTGGACAACTGGGAGGAACTCCTGAAAAATGTGGCTGATGATCTGGAAGAGCAACGCAAGGCTGGAATCACAGAGGCATCCTCCACACCTGAGAGAAACAAGGACTTCCTGTTTCTACAG ACTCGGGATTCATTTGTGCAACAGCTGGAAGGACAGTATAAATCTGTCATTTTGGATCTTCAATCCAGATTAAATTCCAGAGCAGCTCCTCCTCTCCTGCATTTGGACCCAGCCTACCTTCAAGAAGGCTCTCCCAAGAATCCAATGCGTCTCCCTTCTTCCATAAGATCAACAGTATCACCATCCTTGTCCACAAAACCCCAGGACCACTGGTCGTTTGTTACAGCTTTCATGGATGAAATTCAAAAAATAGAAACTCGAGATGAGACTGAGGAAAGTGGCACGTCACAATGGAGCAGCCCATCTGAGGACTTCATATTTACGCAAAACAAAGATGAGGTGGACCTAAAATCTTCAACTATACCACTCCAAGAGAAGTCTGCTGTCCAGCGAGGCCTTAATAAGCCTCACGCAGAAACCTCCGACTCTGGACATGCTGGCAAGCCTTTACGTCTTCACAGGAAATCCAGGAGCCTTCTTCAAAACAGCCAAATTCCTGCTGCCAGTGGGAGAA tttgtCCTGGACTGAGAGAGGCTTCACAGCAAGTCAGCCAAATCACAGAGTCCTACAGCTGGGTTCTCAACATCCCAAACAAGAATTTGCGGATGACCTTCCAGGAG GTGTTAGTCGATCTGAGCTCCAAGAATGATCGAGGACTCTACCAGGCACGGATCAAAGCTGTAGTGGGAGGACGACCTTTGACCTTTTACAGCCTTGCAGGGCTGGAGAACGAATCGTTCTACCGGAGTGTGCCGAGGATCATCGCTTTGGCGCTGAACTCTTTTAAGACTTAA
- the prss56 gene encoding uncharacterized protein prss56 isoform X1 produces MLLLVVSLLLTELDCLLGAPTGREVYRMPQSALKALSDRGTVVLEAAMASALSSLERGLSERSRAEAGCRGCLPCLFQNCGQLSVSCSASSSSALSEPSCSVISKAQKLQGEAERSWALSQACAYYQHRCLPAELETESCIRIMGESCSARVLQCSLLNTMQSLEPSMQTHAQAVCGQRSPMMQNTTQPRSRIVGGSPAPPGSWPWLVNLQLDGGLMCGGVLVDSAWVATAAHCFAGGRGESYWTAAVGDFDITKADPDEQVLKVNRIIPHPKFNAKTFNNDIALVELTSPVVLSQHVRPVCLPSGVEPPTGSPCLVAGWGSLYEDGPSADVVMEAKVPLLPQSTCKSTLGKDVVTNTMLCAGYLSGGADSCQGDSGGPLIYQDRTSGRFQLHGITSWGDGCGEKGKPGVYTRVSAFADWIQAEMQKSSASREPTCPELLKTTEMTEEEQKTEFLSLCRFYTLTCPPTQSASVCSQIAEDKCFTRFKKCQLRSFLQTLLDLLQRAEDYIRDKVDLTFFTQTLPQLVENIYSSTFTPSRERRDLTQTTEEQLGGAVTHADQGLPGDSSALFRDVGSSVDNWEELLKNVADDLEEQRKAGITEASSTPERNKDFLFLQTRDSFVQQLEGQYKSVILDLQSRLNSRAAPPLLHLDPAYLQEGSPKNPMRLPSSIRSTVSPSLSTKPQDHWSFVTAFMDEIQKIETRDETEESGTSQWSSPSEDFIFTQNKDEVDLKSSTIPLQEKSAVQRGLNKPHAETSDSGHAGKPLRLHRKSRSLLQNSQIPAASGRICPGLREASQQVSQITESYSWVLNIPNKNLRMTFQEVLVDLSSKNDRGLYQARIKAVVGGRPLTFYSLAGLENESFYRSVPRIIALALNSFKT; encoded by the exons atgctgctgctggtggtctcaCTGCTTCTCACGGAACTGGACTGTTTGCTGGGTGCACCGACAGGTAGAGAGGTCTACAGGATGCCACAGAGTGCACTCAAAG CTCTGTCTGATCGAGGCACGGTGGTTCTGGAAGCAGCCATGGCCAGCGCCCTCTCCTCTCTGGAGCGTGGCTTATCTGAGAGAAGTCGTGCAGAGGCGGGCTGCCGGGGATGTCTCCCCTGTCTGTTTCAGAACTGTGGACAGCTCTCAGTGTCCTGCT CAGCGTCTTCCTCCAGTGCCTTATCAGAGCCCAGCTGTTCTGTGATCAGCAAGGCTCAGAAGCTTCAGGGGGAGGCCGAGCGTAGCTGGGCTCTGAGTCAGGCCTGTGCGTACTACCAGCACCGCTGCCTGCCTGCTGAGCTGGaaacagagagctgcatcaggaTCATGGGTGAGAGCTGCAGTGCACGGGTCCTCCAGTGCAGCCTGCTGAACACGATGCAGAGCCTGGAGCCCTCTATGCAGACACATGCACAAG CAGTGTGTGGTCAGAGGTCACCCATGATGCAGAACACCACGCAGCCCCGCTCCAGGATCGTAGGTGGCTCTCCAGCTCCTCCAGGCAGCTGGCCCTGGCTGGTTAACCTGCAGCTGGATGGTGGGCTGATGTGTGGAGGGGTCCTGGTGGACAGCGCCTGGGTGGCCACTGCTGCACATTGTTTTGCTGG TGGGCGTGGCGAGAGCTACTGGACTGCTGCAGTGGGCGACTTTGACATCACCAAGGCTGATCCTGATGAGCAGGTTCTCAAAGTCAACCGTATCATCCCCCATCCAAAG TTTAACGCAAAAACCTTTAACAATGACATCGCTCTGGTGGAGCTGACCTCCCCAGTCGTCCTGTCCCAACACGTCAGGCCCGTGTGCCTCCCCTCTGGTGTGGAGCCCCCCACAGGTAGCCCCTGTCTAGTGGCAGGATGGGGGTCCTTATACGAAG ATGGCCCTTCTGCTGATGTGGTGATGGAGGCCAAGGTCCCCCTGCTGCCTCAGAGCACCTGCAAGAGTACTCTCGGGAAAGACGTGGTCACCAACACCATGCTGTGTGCTGGTTATCTCTCTGGAGGTGCAGACTCCTGTCAG GGTGATTCTGGAGGTCCCCTGATCTACCAGGACAGGACTTCGGGTCGTTTCCAGCTCCATGGCATCACCTCCTGGGGAGACGGCTGCGGGGAGAAAGGCAAGCCCGGCGTATACACACGAGTGTCAGCGTTTGCTGACTGGATTCAGGCTGAGATGCAGA AATCATCAGCGAGCAGAGAGCCAACATGCCCGGAGCTCCTAAAGACGACAGAAATgacagaggaggagcagaagacggagtttctctctctctgtcgcttCTATACTCTGACCTGCCCTCCCACTCAGTCTGCAAGTGTCTGCAGCCAAATAGCTGAAGACAAATGTTTCACCCGCTTTAAGAAATGCC AGTTACGCTCCTTCCTGCAGACCCTGTTAGACCTTCTCCAGAGGGCAGAGGACTACATCAGGGACAAAGTGGACCTGACGTTCTTCACCCAGACTCTGCCTCAGCTTGTGGAGAACATCTATAGCTCAACTTTTACCCCCAGCCGAGAGAGAAGAGATCTCACACAGACTACTGAAG AACAGCTAGGTGGAGCTGTGACACATGCAGATCAGGGTCTTCCTGGAGATTCGTCGGCTTTATTCAGAGACGTTGGATCATCAGTGGACAACTGGGAGGAACTCCTGAAAAATGTGGCTGATGATCTGGAAGAGCAACGCAAGGCTGGAATCACAGAGGCATCCTCCACACCTGAGAGAAACAAGGACTTCCTGTTTCTACAG ACTCGGGATTCATTTGTGCAACAGCTGGAAGGACAGTATAAATCTGTCATTTTGGATCTTCAATCCAGATTAAATTCCAGAGCAGCTCCTCCTCTCCTGCATTTGGACCCAGCCTACCTTCAAGAAGGCTCTCCCAAGAATCCAATGCGTCTCCCTTCTTCCATAAGATCAACAGTATCACCATCCTTGTCCACAAAACCCCAGGACCACTGGTCGTTTGTTACAGCTTTCATGGATGAAATTCAAAAAATAGAAACTCGAGATGAGACTGAGGAAAGTGGCACGTCACAATGGAGCAGCCCATCTGAGGACTTCATATTTACGCAAAACAAAGATGAGGTGGACCTAAAATCTTCAACTATACCACTCCAAGAGAAGTCTGCTGTCCAGCGAGGCCTTAATAAGCCTCACGCAGAAACCTCCGACTCTGGACATGCTGGCAAGCCTTTACGTCTTCACAGGAAATCCAGGAGCCTTCTTCAAAACAGCCAAATTCCTGCTGCCAGTGGGAGAA tttgtCCTGGACTGAGAGAGGCTTCACAGCAAGTCAGCCAAATCACAGAGTCCTACAGCTGGGTTCTCAACATCCCAAACAAGAATTTGCGGATGACCTTCCAGGAG GTGTTAGTCGATCTGAGCTCCAAGAATGATCGAGGACTCTACCAGGCACGGATCAAAGCTGTAGTGGGAGGACGACCTTTGACCTTTTACAGCCTTGCAGGGCTGGAGAACGAATCGTTCTACCGGAGTGTGCCGAGGATCATCGCTTTGGCGCTGAACTCTTTTAAGACTTAA